From the genome of Leptodactylus fuscus isolate aLepFus1 chromosome 1, aLepFus1.hap2, whole genome shotgun sequence, one region includes:
- the RPLP0 gene encoding large ribosomal subunit protein uL10, translated as MPREDRATWKSNYFLKIIQLLDDYPKCFIVGADNVGSKQMQQIRMSLRGKAVVLMGKNTMMRKAIRGHLENNPALEKLLNHIKGNVGFVFTKEDLTEVRDMLLANKVPASARAGAIAPCDVTVPAQNTGLGPEKTSFFQALGITTKISRGTIEILSDVQLIKTGDKVGASEATLLNMLNISPFSFGLIIQQVYDNGSIYSPEVLDITEDALRTRFLEGVRNVASVCLQIGYPTVASVPHSIINGYKRVLAVAVETDYSFPLADKVKAFLADPSAFAVAAPVVEAAAAPAAAPAQEEKKEESEESDDDMGFGLFD; from the exons ATGCCCAGGGAAGACAGGGCTACGTGGAAGTCCAACTACTTTCTGAAAATCATT CAACTTCTGGATGATTATCCAAAATGCTTCATCGTGGGGGCGGACAATGTTGGATCAAAACAGATGCAACAGATCCGTATGTCCCTTCGTGGGAAAGCTGTTGTGCTGATGGGAAAGAACACCATGATGCGCAAAGCTATCCGTGGCCATTTGGAAAATAACCCTGCCCTGGAGAA GCTTCTGAATCACATCAAGGGAAATGTGGGATTTGTTTTCACCAAGGAAGATCTTACAGAAGTGAGAGATATGTTACTTGCCAACAAG GTGCCCGCTTCTGCTCGTGCTGGAGCCATTgcaccctgtgatgtcacagtgcccgCTCAAAATACTGGTTTGGGCCCTGAGAAGACATCCTTCTTCCAGGCTTTGGGAATCACTACTAAAATCTCCAGAGGAACTATTGAAATTCTG agTGATGTACAGCTGATCAAGACTGGAGATAAAGTAGGTGCCAGCGAAGCCACCCTTCTGAACATGTTGAACATTTCTCCATTCTCCTTTGGTTTGATCATCCAACAAGTCTACGACAATGGAAGCATCTACAGCCCAGAGGTCTTGGATATCACAGAAGACGCCCTGAGAACTCGCTTTTTGGAA GGTGTGCGCAATGTGGCCAGCGTGTGCCTGCAGATTGGTTACCCCACTGTTGCCTCTGTACCTCATTCCATCATCAATGGATACAAGAGAGTTCTTGCTGTTGCAGTGGAGACTGACTACAGCTTCCCATTGGCAGACAAG GTCAAGGCTTTCTTGGCAGATCCTTCTGCTTTTGCTGTTGCTGCTCCAGTTGTGGAGGCTGCTGCAGCTCCTGCTGCTGCACCTGctcaggaggagaagaaggaagagtCTGAGGAGTCTGATGATGATATGGGATTTGGACTCTTTGACTAG